A window of Terriglobia bacterium contains these coding sequences:
- the ligD gene encoding non-homologous end-joining DNA ligase — protein sequence MALEEYRRKRDFKATPEPPPKLDPRKGFRFVVQKHRASHLHYDFRLEMAGVLKSWAVPKGPSLDPADKRLAMMVEDHPVSYFDFEGTIPEGNYGAGTVEVWDAGTWSPLMPPGKHSRAEMEKAADALLNKGDFKFSLKGRKLQGEFVLVKTRSRRPGSKGNEWLLIKHRDEHVEEGYNIDSHDGSVLTGRTLDQIAGDATSREWTSSRPAAKGKKSWLAKSLAVHDKKVAKEREANGKTAKQKKAKPKPSQRAEVKGQNEKPGKKSAGLKSSTKHSAAPSAASALTRLPGAEKRPMPNIIHPMLATLVDEPFDDAEWFYELKFDGYRAIAFIEDGDVRLVSRNQNDLTAGYPELSVIPEAIRGKQVILDGEICALDENGRSSFSLMQQRTGLTSDGPRKIRNARPAIPIIYYVFDLLYLDGYSLLRVDLEKRKELLRDVLKDSQLIRYSEHFPSGTRLYAAAAEQQLEGIIAKRKRSCYIEKRSREWLKVKITQMIECVVGGYTEPRNSREHFGSIVLGLYDDKKRLISIGQAGSGFTHKTLEETWKKLKALETSKTPFATKVDSPRETHWVRPQLVAQIKFTEWTHEGESGQVRMRAPVFLGLRTDKKPEDCRFEKVKSTKEEVKKAESGDAP from the coding sequence ATGGCCCTCGAAGAATACCGCCGCAAACGCGACTTCAAAGCGACGCCCGAACCGCCGCCCAAACTCGACCCGCGCAAAGGCTTCCGCTTCGTCGTGCAGAAACACCGTGCCTCGCACCTGCACTACGACTTCCGCCTCGAAATGGCCGGCGTGCTTAAATCCTGGGCCGTCCCCAAAGGACCATCTCTCGATCCCGCCGACAAGCGTCTCGCCATGATGGTCGAAGATCACCCCGTCAGCTACTTCGATTTCGAAGGCACGATTCCCGAAGGCAACTACGGCGCCGGAACCGTCGAAGTCTGGGACGCTGGAACCTGGTCGCCACTCATGCCGCCCGGCAAACACTCGCGCGCTGAGATGGAAAAAGCCGCCGACGCCCTGCTCAACAAAGGCGACTTCAAGTTTTCGCTCAAAGGCCGCAAGCTCCAGGGCGAATTCGTTCTCGTAAAGACCCGCTCACGTCGCCCAGGCTCCAAAGGAAACGAGTGGCTCCTCATCAAGCATCGCGATGAACACGTCGAAGAGGGCTACAACATCGACTCGCACGACGGCTCCGTCCTCACTGGCCGCACGCTTGACCAAATCGCCGGAGACGCAACCTCCCGCGAATGGACCAGCAGCCGCCCCGCCGCCAAAGGGAAAAAATCCTGGCTGGCAAAATCGCTAGCTGTTCACGATAAGAAGGTTGCGAAAGAACGGGAGGCCAACGGCAAAACGGCAAAGCAAAAAAAGGCAAAACCGAAACCAAGTCAAAGGGCAGAAGTCAAAGGGCAGAACGAAAAACCAGGAAAGAAAAGCGCAGGCCTCAAAAGCTCCACGAAACATTCCGCCGCGCCCTCTGCGGCCTCTGCGTTAACCCGTCTCCCCGGCGCAGAGAAACGCCCCATGCCTAATATCATCCACCCCATGCTCGCCACCCTCGTCGACGAGCCCTTTGACGACGCCGAGTGGTTCTACGAACTCAAGTTCGACGGCTACCGCGCCATCGCCTTCATCGAAGATGGCGACGTGCGCCTCGTCTCGCGCAATCAGAACGACCTCACCGCCGGATATCCCGAACTCTCCGTCATTCCCGAGGCCATCCGTGGCAAGCAGGTTATTCTCGACGGCGAAATCTGCGCCCTCGACGAAAACGGCCGCTCCAGCTTCAGCCTGATGCAGCAGCGCACCGGCCTCACCTCCGACGGCCCGCGCAAGATCCGCAACGCTCGCCCCGCCATCCCTATCATCTATTACGTCTTCGACCTGCTCTACCTCGACGGTTATTCCCTGCTCCGCGTCGATCTCGAGAAGCGCAAGGAACTCCTGCGCGACGTCCTCAAAGACTCGCAGCTCATCCGCTACTCCGAACACTTCCCCAGCGGCACGCGCCTTTACGCCGCAGCCGCCGAGCAACAACTCGAAGGCATCATCGCCAAGCGCAAAAGGAGCTGCTACATCGAGAAGCGCTCGCGCGAATGGCTGAAGGTCAAAATCACGCAGATGATCGAGTGCGTCGTCGGCGGCTACACCGAGCCACGCAACTCGCGCGAGCACTTCGGCTCCATCGTCCTCGGCCTCTACGACGACAAGAAACGCCTCATCAGCATCGGCCAGGCCGGCAGCGGCTTCACCCACAAAACTCTCGAAGAGACCTGGAAGAAACTGAAAGCGCTCGAAACTTCCAAGACCCCCTTCGCCACCAAAGTCGATTCGCCGCGTGAGACCCACTGGGTCAGACCACAACTCGTCGCGCAAATCAAGTTCACCGAGTGGACCCACGAAGGCGAAAGCGGCCAGGTCCGCATGCGCGCCCCCGTCTTCCTCGGCCTCCGCACCGACAAAAAACCCGAAGACTGCAGATTTGAAAAGGTGAAAAGCACGAAAGAGGAAGTGAAGAAGGCAGAGAGTGGAGATGCACCGTGA